One genomic window of Bradyrhizobium sp. CCGE-LA001 includes the following:
- a CDS encoding PRC-barrel domain-containing protein: MMKSIVAGLAGTALLTTVAFAQSPAATTDKAAPAATTATTTSTTASGQWRTSKMDGLKVYNEANENIGTINDLLMDKNGDIKIAVIGVGGFLGMGEHLVAVPYEKLKFVNEAVAYTGTGANPGAKPAATTTTGAATGTDKPAATSTSSTSKWYPDHAVFNASKDELKNMPEFKYSE, from the coding sequence ATGATGAAGTCGATCGTTGCCGGCCTCGCCGGCACTGCCCTGCTGACGACCGTTGCGTTCGCGCAATCGCCGGCCGCCACCACCGACAAGGCGGCACCTGCGGCCACCACCGCCACGACGACGTCCACGACCGCGTCCGGCCAGTGGCGTACGTCGAAGATGGACGGCCTGAAGGTCTACAATGAAGCCAACGAGAACATCGGTACGATCAACGACCTGCTGATGGACAAGAACGGCGACATCAAGATTGCCGTGATCGGCGTCGGCGGCTTCCTCGGCATGGGCGAGCATCTCGTCGCCGTGCCCTATGAGAAGCTGAAGTTCGTCAACGAGGCCGTCGCCTACACCGGTACCGGCGCGAACCCGGGCGCCAAGCCCGCCGCGACCACCACCACGGGCGCTGCGACCGGCACCGACAAGCCGGCTGCGACCTCGACGTCGTCCACCTCGAAATGGTACCCGGACCACGCCGTGTTCAACGCCAGCAAGGACGAGCTGAAGAACATGCCCGAGTTCAAGTACTCGGAGTAA
- a CDS encoding response regulator — translation MAIPNPSILVVEDDRETRTLIAKYLRNNACNVTAVSDGREMSRAMADHRVDLIILDVMLPGEDGLSLCRKLRAESQTPIIMLTARGEDVDRIVGLEMGADDYLPKPFNPRELLARINAVLRRQAAAQAASAIEGASTLAFEGWRIDLRMRELRNPEGARVAVTSAEFDLLRTFCERPGRVLSRDSLLDLTQGRNAGSFERSIDVLVSRIRRKIEPNPSDPTIIKTVRSGGYLFTPRTEAASPEAVTAPLSS, via the coding sequence ATGGCCATTCCCAATCCCAGCATCCTGGTCGTCGAGGACGACCGCGAAACCCGGACGTTGATTGCGAAATACCTGCGCAACAACGCGTGTAACGTCACCGCCGTGAGCGACGGCCGCGAGATGTCGCGCGCGATGGCCGACCATCGCGTCGACCTGATCATCCTCGACGTCATGCTGCCGGGCGAGGACGGCCTCAGCCTCTGCCGCAAGCTGCGCGCGGAGTCGCAGACGCCGATCATCATGCTGACCGCGCGCGGCGAGGACGTCGACCGCATCGTCGGCCTGGAGATGGGCGCGGACGACTATCTGCCGAAACCGTTCAACCCGCGCGAGCTGCTCGCCCGCATCAACGCGGTGCTGCGCCGCCAAGCCGCGGCGCAAGCGGCGAGCGCGATCGAAGGCGCTTCCACGCTCGCCTTCGAAGGTTGGCGCATCGATCTGCGCATGCGCGAGCTACGCAATCCCGAAGGCGCGCGCGTCGCGGTGACCAGCGCCGAGTTCGATCTGCTGAGGACATTCTGCGAGCGCCCCGGCCGCGTGCTGTCGCGCGACAGCCTGCTCGACCTCACGCAAGGACGCAACGCCGGCTCGTTCGAGCGCTCCATCGACGTGCTGGTGAGCCGCATCCGCCGCAAGATCGAACCCAATCCGTCCGATCCCACCATCATCAAGACGGTGCGCTCCGGCGGCTATCTGTTCACGCCGCGGACCGAAGCGGCAAGTCCCGAAGCGGTGACCGCGCCTCTGAGCAGCTGA
- a CDS encoding ABC transporter permease: MTAASVTGANASIEMPLKRRLRHAERARQLRALGLILPLLAFLLFTFAGPIAGMLWRSVEDKEVRQVLPHTVAALAGWDGKDLPDEEAFAALASDILAARAAGTIAVAAKRLNYALNGFRTILTSTARNLKALPERGTAKETLVEINPAWRERATWTTIRDASGPVTSFYLLGALDLVRNADGAIVEAPPDQAIYRNVFARTFLISLSVTVLCLILGFPVAYLLATLPPARSNLLMIFVLLPFWTSLLVRTCAWIVLLQSKGVVNDSLHWLGIIDEPLRLIYNRFGVCVAMTHVLLPFMILPLYSSMKAISPAYMRAAASLGAPPVTAFLRIYLPQTLPGIGAGSLLVFILALGYYITPALVGGAADQMISYFIALYTTETANWGLASALGAVLLLATVLLALVYGKLVQGQQVTGGMKN; the protein is encoded by the coding sequence ATGACAGCCGCATCCGTGACCGGCGCCAACGCGTCGATCGAAATGCCGCTGAAACGACGATTGCGGCACGCCGAGCGGGCGCGTCAGCTCAGGGCACTTGGACTAATCCTGCCGCTGCTCGCCTTCCTGCTCTTCACCTTCGCAGGCCCCATCGCCGGCATGCTGTGGCGCTCGGTTGAAGACAAGGAGGTGCGTCAGGTCCTGCCTCACACCGTCGCTGCTCTTGCCGGCTGGGACGGCAAGGACCTGCCGGATGAGGAAGCCTTTGCTGCGCTGGCAAGCGACATCCTGGCGGCGCGCGCCGCCGGCACCATCGCCGTCGCGGCCAAGCGGCTGAACTACGCGCTCAACGGCTTCCGCACCATCCTGACCAGCACGGCCCGCAATCTGAAGGCGCTGCCGGAGCGCGGGACGGCCAAGGAGACGCTGGTCGAGATCAATCCAGCCTGGCGCGAACGCGCGACATGGACGACGATCAGGGACGCCAGCGGACCCGTGACGAGCTTCTATCTGCTGGGCGCCCTCGACCTCGTCAGGAACGCGGACGGCGCGATCGTCGAAGCTCCGCCGGATCAGGCCATCTACCGCAACGTTTTCGCCCGCACCTTCCTCATCAGCCTCAGCGTCACGGTACTCTGCCTGATCCTCGGCTTCCCGGTCGCCTATCTCTTGGCAACGCTGCCGCCGGCCCGGTCGAACCTGCTGATGATCTTCGTCCTCTTGCCGTTCTGGACGTCGCTTCTGGTCCGCACCTGCGCCTGGATCGTGCTGCTGCAGAGCAAGGGCGTCGTGAACGATAGTCTGCACTGGCTTGGCATCATCGACGAGCCCTTGCGCCTGATCTACAACCGCTTCGGTGTCTGCGTGGCGATGACTCACGTGCTCCTGCCGTTCATGATCCTGCCGCTGTACAGCAGCATGAAGGCGATCTCGCCTGCCTACATGCGTGCCGCTGCCTCGCTCGGCGCGCCGCCGGTCACAGCTTTCCTGCGCATCTACCTGCCGCAAACCCTGCCCGGCATCGGCGCGGGAAGCCTGCTCGTCTTCATCCTGGCGCTCGGCTACTACATCACGCCGGCCCTCGTCGGCGGCGCCGCCGACCAGATGATCAGCTACTTCATCGCGCTCTACACGACCGAGACGGCCAACTGGGGCCTTGCTTCGGCCTTGGGAGCGGTGCTGCTGCTGGCCACGGTTCTGCTCGCGCTCGTCTACGGCAAGCTGGTGCAGGGACAGCAGGTCACCGGAGGCATGAAGAATTGA
- a CDS encoding ABC transporter substrate-binding protein yields MQKLIAAVAAGLALAATSGAAQAQISDDVVKIGVLTDMSSLYADATGKGSLVAVEMAVADYGGKVAGKPVQVVAADHQNKPDVGVNIARNWYDNDKVDAIFDVPTSSVALPVSALTREKNKININSGGGSSDITGVACSPNTVHWTYDTYALSNVAGKAMVKRGEDTWFFVTADYAFGMALQRDAANVVKESGGKVLGEVRHPLNSSDFSSFLLQAQASKAKVVALANAGGDTTNALKQASEFGLTQGGQKMIALLQEITDTHSLGINATQGLIVTDAFYWDMNDETRAFSKRFNDKVGPTMIQAGLYSATMHYLKAIEAIKTDTAPKVMEQMRATPVNDFFAKNGKIRIDGRMVHDMYLFEVKKPEESKGEWDLYKLIATVPGDEAFRPLDKGGCPLVTH; encoded by the coding sequence ATGCAAAAACTCATCGCCGCCGTCGCGGCCGGCCTCGCCCTCGCCGCCACGTCAGGCGCGGCGCAGGCCCAGATCTCCGACGATGTCGTCAAGATCGGCGTGCTCACCGACATGTCGAGCCTCTATGCGGACGCGACCGGCAAGGGTTCGCTCGTCGCCGTCGAGATGGCCGTCGCCGATTACGGCGGCAAGGTTGCGGGCAAGCCGGTCCAGGTCGTCGCGGCCGATCACCAGAACAAGCCCGATGTCGGCGTTAACATCGCCCGCAACTGGTACGACAACGACAAGGTCGACGCGATCTTCGACGTGCCGACGTCCTCGGTCGCATTGCCGGTCTCGGCCCTGACGCGCGAGAAGAACAAGATCAACATCAATTCCGGCGGCGGCTCGTCCGACATCACCGGCGTAGCCTGCTCGCCCAACACGGTGCACTGGACCTACGACACCTATGCGCTGTCGAATGTCGCCGGCAAGGCCATGGTAAAGCGCGGCGAGGATACCTGGTTCTTCGTCACCGCCGATTATGCCTTCGGCATGGCGCTGCAGCGCGACGCCGCCAACGTCGTCAAGGAGAGCGGCGGCAAGGTGCTCGGCGAGGTCCGCCATCCCCTCAACTCGTCGGATTTCTCGTCCTTCCTGCTTCAGGCCCAGGCCTCCAAGGCCAAGGTGGTCGCACTGGCGAATGCCGGCGGCGACACCACCAATGCGCTGAAGCAGGCCTCCGAATTTGGCCTGACCCAGGGCGGCCAGAAGATGATCGCCCTGCTGCAGGAGATCACCGACACCCATTCGCTCGGCATCAACGCGACGCAGGGCCTGATCGTCACCGACGCCTTCTACTGGGACATGAATGACGAGACGCGCGCCTTCTCGAAGCGCTTCAACGACAAGGTCGGGCCGACCATGATCCAGGCCGGGCTCTATTCCGCGACCATGCACTATCTGAAGGCAATCGAGGCCATCAAGACCGACACGGCGCCGAAAGTGATGGAGCAGATGCGCGCGACACCGGTCAACGACTTCTTCGCCAAGAACGGCAAGATCCGCATCGACGGCCGCATGGTCCACGACATGTATCTGTTCGAGGTCAAGAAGCCCGAAGAATCCAAGGGCGAGTGGGACCTCTACAAGCTGATCGCCACCGTGCCCGGCGACGAGGCCTTCCGGCCGCTCGACAAGGGCGGTTGCCCGCTGGTGACGCATTAG
- a CDS encoding ABC transporter permease gives MSDQSSLRTPSQRIAWSTTIIVSTLVFIFLIAPILAIMPLSFSSGSYLTYPLPGLSWRWYDDFINSPRWMNALKNSLIIGVASTALSMVLGTLAALGLAQWKSRFKPLVLAFVLSPVVVPGVITAVGLYFFFAPIGLTGSYLGLILAHTALATPFVVITVGATLQSFDTNLARAAASLGASPLYAFRRVILPLILPGLASGALFAFATSFDEVVIVLFMAGPEQRTLPREMFSGIRENISPTITAAAVILTAVSVILLATLEGLRRRNERLKSGGV, from the coding sequence TTGAGCGATCAGTCTTCCCTTCGCACGCCCAGCCAGCGCATCGCGTGGAGCACGACCATCATCGTCTCGACGCTGGTGTTCATCTTTCTGATCGCGCCGATCCTTGCGATCATGCCGCTGTCCTTCAGCTCGGGTTCGTACCTGACCTATCCGTTGCCGGGCCTCTCCTGGCGCTGGTATGACGACTTCATCAACTCGCCGCGCTGGATGAATGCGCTGAAGAACAGCCTGATCATCGGCGTCGCCTCGACGGCGCTGTCCATGGTGCTCGGCACGCTCGCCGCGCTGGGCTTGGCGCAGTGGAAGAGCCGGTTCAAACCGCTGGTGCTGGCCTTCGTGCTGTCGCCGGTGGTCGTGCCCGGCGTCATCACCGCCGTCGGCCTCTATTTCTTCTTCGCACCGATCGGGCTGACCGGCAGTTACCTCGGCCTGATCCTGGCCCACACCGCGCTGGCGACGCCCTTCGTGGTGATCACGGTCGGCGCCACGCTGCAAAGCTTCGACACCAATCTGGCGCGCGCGGCAGCCTCACTCGGGGCCTCGCCGCTTTACGCGTTCCGCCGCGTGATCCTGCCGCTGATCCTGCCGGGCCTTGCCTCGGGCGCGCTGTTCGCCTTCGCGACCAGCTTCGACGAGGTCGTGATCGTGCTGTTCATGGCAGGTCCCGAGCAGCGCACATTGCCACGCGAGATGTTCAGCGGCATCCGCGAGAACATCAGCCCGACCATCACGGCGGCGGCGGTGATCCTGACGGCGGTCTCGGTCATCCTCCTCGCCACCCTGGAAGGCCTCCGCCGGCGCAACGAACGGCTCAAGAGCGGCGGCGTCTGA
- a CDS encoding ABC transporter ATP-binding protein — protein sequence MEAGMVKPAPALVRFSGIQKTYDGEQLVVKNLDLDIRKGEFITLLGPSGSGKTTTLMMLAGFEVPTHGEIYLADRPIKNVPPHRRDIGMVFQNYALFPHLTIAENIAFPLSVRKISKAEAQERVMAALRMIKMESLAHRRPGQLSGGQQQRVALARALVFNPQLVLMDEPLGALDKRLREQMQLEIKQLHETMGITIVYVTHDQSEALTMSDRIAVFNDGIVQQIDRPDALYEHPVNSFVAHFIGENNVLAGTVETVERDYCRVALAAGGAVTARAINVSGVGASTSLSVRPERVSIILDGTSSEGPNRLPAKVQNTIYLGDHALAVLDVAGNGEFMVKLQPRAHDRLSHGESVFITFRPEDCLALDPV from the coding sequence ATGGAAGCCGGCATGGTCAAGCCTGCGCCGGCATTGGTGCGCTTTTCCGGCATTCAGAAGACCTATGATGGCGAGCAACTCGTGGTGAAGAACCTCGATCTCGACATCAGGAAGGGCGAGTTCATCACCCTGCTCGGCCCGTCGGGCTCGGGCAAGACGACCACGCTGATGATGCTGGCCGGCTTCGAGGTTCCGACCCATGGCGAGATCTACCTTGCGGACCGGCCGATCAAGAACGTGCCGCCGCACAGGCGCGACATCGGCATGGTGTTCCAGAACTATGCCCTGTTTCCGCACCTGACGATCGCGGAGAACATCGCCTTCCCGCTGTCCGTTCGCAAGATCAGCAAGGCGGAAGCGCAGGAGCGCGTGATGGCAGCGCTGCGCATGATCAAGATGGAAAGTCTGGCCCACCGGCGGCCCGGCCAGCTGTCCGGCGGCCAGCAGCAGCGCGTGGCGCTGGCCCGCGCGCTGGTCTTCAACCCGCAGCTCGTGCTGATGGACGAGCCGCTGGGCGCCCTGGACAAGCGCCTGCGGGAGCAGATGCAGCTCGAGATCAAGCAGCTGCACGAGACGATGGGCATCACCATCGTCTACGTCACCCACGATCAGAGCGAAGCGCTCACCATGTCGGACCGCATCGCCGTGTTCAACGACGGCATCGTGCAGCAGATCGACAGGCCGGACGCGCTGTATGAGCATCCGGTCAACAGCTTCGTCGCGCACTTCATCGGCGAGAACAATGTGCTGGCCGGCACGGTCGAGACGGTCGAGCGGGACTATTGCCGCGTCGCGCTGGCCGCTGGCGGTGCCGTGACCGCGAGGGCAATCAACGTATCGGGCGTGGGCGCATCGACCTCCCTGTCGGTGCGGCCGGAGCGGGTCTCCATCATCCTGGACGGCACGTCCAGCGAAGGACCGAACCGGCTGCCAGCCAAGGTGCAGAACACCATCTATCTCGGCGACCACGCGCTCGCCGTGCTCGATGTCGCCGGCAACGGGGAGTTCATGGTCAAGCTTCAGCCGCGGGCTCATGACAGGCTGAGCCATGGTGAAAGCGTGTTCATCACGTTCCGCCCCGAGGACTGCCTGGCGCTCGATCCCGTCTGA
- a CDS encoding ABC transporter substrate-binding protein, giving the protein MLKRKIGKIALGLAAALSAGAALASAAQARDLTVVSWGGAYQEAQKKVYFEPFKKASGLPMNDESWDGGVGVLRAKVQGGAATWDVVQVESDELAVGCEEGLFEKLDYSKIGGEAAYIPPAVNPCGVGAILYDFVLGYDKNKLKEAPKGWADFFDTKKIPGKRALRQGPKTTLEIALMADGVAPTDVYKVLATDEGIDRAFKKLDTIKGDIVWWKAGAQPPQLLASGEVAMTSVYNGRIDTANKNEKKNFGMVWDGALFTIDSWVILKGSPNKDAAYKFLDFVGKAENQSKLSENIAYGTSNKDAAGRLGPAVLKDLPTAPDNIKNAVEINVGFWLENIDRLTERFNKWAAK; this is encoded by the coding sequence ATGCTGAAGCGCAAGATTGGCAAGATCGCTCTGGGCTTGGCCGCGGCATTGAGCGCCGGCGCCGCGCTGGCGAGCGCCGCGCAGGCGCGTGACCTCACCGTGGTATCGTGGGGCGGCGCGTATCAGGAGGCCCAGAAGAAGGTCTATTTCGAGCCGTTCAAGAAAGCCTCCGGCCTTCCCATGAACGACGAATCCTGGGACGGCGGCGTCGGCGTGTTGCGCGCCAAGGTGCAGGGCGGCGCCGCCACCTGGGACGTCGTCCAGGTCGAAAGCGACGAGCTCGCGGTCGGCTGCGAGGAAGGCCTCTTCGAGAAGCTGGATTATTCGAAGATCGGCGGCGAGGCCGCCTACATCCCGCCAGCGGTCAATCCATGCGGTGTCGGCGCCATCCTCTACGATTTCGTTCTCGGCTACGACAAGAACAAGCTGAAAGAGGCTCCCAAAGGCTGGGCCGACTTCTTCGACACCAAGAAGATTCCGGGCAAGCGCGCCTTGCGTCAAGGACCCAAGACCACGCTGGAGATCGCCCTGATGGCGGACGGTGTCGCGCCGACGGACGTCTACAAGGTGCTGGCGACCGACGAAGGCATCGATCGCGCCTTCAAGAAGCTCGACACCATCAAGGGCGACATCGTCTGGTGGAAGGCCGGCGCCCAGCCGCCGCAATTGCTCGCCTCCGGCGAAGTGGCGATGACCTCGGTCTATAACGGCCGCATCGACACCGCGAACAAGAACGAGAAGAAGAATTTCGGCATGGTGTGGGACGGCGCGCTATTCACCATCGACAGCTGGGTCATCCTGAAGGGCAGCCCGAACAAGGACGCGGCCTACAAGTTCCTGGACTTCGTCGGCAAGGCGGAGAACCAGTCGAAACTGTCGGAAAACATCGCCTATGGCACCTCGAACAAGGACGCAGCGGGTCGGCTCGGGCCTGCCGTTCTGAAGGACCTGCCGACGGCGCCCGACAACATCAAGAACGCGGTCGAGATCAACGTCGGCTTCTGGCTCGAGAACATCGACCGCCTGACCGAGCGTTTCAACAAATGGGCAGCGAAGTAG